The genomic stretch CGCCAGACTCTACGGAAGGGCCCGACGATGGTTGTCCAGGCGTACATCCTGATCCAGACCGAGGTCGGCAAGGCCGCAGCCGTGGCGCGGGAGATCGCCGAGGTCAAGGGCGTCACGCTCGCCGAGGACGTGACCGGCCCCTATGACGTGATCGTGCGCGCCGAGGCCCGCAACGTCGACGAGCTCGGCAAGCTGGTGGTCGCCAAGGTGCAAGGCGTCGACGGCATCACCCGCACGCTGACCTGCCCGGTCGTCCACCTCTGAGCGGACCCGGTCCGGGTCGGCTGGCCCCCGCCGCAGCGGCCGCCGTCCTGCTGCTCGGCGCCTGCGCGTCGCTGCCGCCGGTCGGCGTCGCGGTCCCGACCGCCGGATCGCGCGGCTGCGCCCGGCTGGCCGACGCGCTGCCCGACGAGCTCGACGGCCGGGAGCGCCGTGACGCGGAGCCCGAGTCGCCGCGCACGGCAGCGTGGGGCGACCCCGCGCTCGTCCTGCGCTGCGGGGTCGCCCGGCCGCCCGGCCTTACCGGCTCGGAGGTGGTCGTCGTCGACGGCGTGGGCTGGGTGCTCGCCGAGCGCCCCTCGGCGTACGTCTTCACGACCTCCGACCTGGCGACGTACGTCCAGGTCCGGGTGCCGGGCTCGACGCCCCGCACCGCGGCCACCGCGCCGCTCGTCGACCTGGCCGCTCCGGTGCAGCGCTCGCTGCCCCTCCGGTAGCCGGCGTTCAGCGCAGCAGGCCGGGGTGCCGGGCCAGGGCGGTCTCGACCAGCCGGTCGACGAGAGCCGGGTAGTCGAGCCCGCTCGCCCGCCACATCAGCGGGAACATCGACACCGGGGTGAAGCCGGGCATCGTGTTGACCTCGTTGACGACCAGGCCGGTCGGGGTCAGGAAGAAGTCGACGCGGGCCAGGCCCTCGCAGGCCAGTGCCTCGAACGCGCGGACCGCGAGGTCCTGCACCTGCCGTACGACATCGTCTGGCAGGTCGGCGGGGACCACCAGGTCGGTGCCCTCGTCCGGGAGGTACTTGGCCGCGAAGTCGTAGAACTCGTGCCCTCCGCCGACC from Actinomycetes bacterium encodes the following:
- a CDS encoding Lrp/AsnC ligand binding domain-containing protein; the protein is MVVQAYILIQTEVGKAAAVAREIAEVKGVTLAEDVTGPYDVIVRAEARNVDELGKLVVAKVQGVDGITRTLTCPVVHL
- a CDS encoding DUF3515 family protein, producing the protein MPPVGVAVPTAGSRGCARLADALPDELDGRERRDAEPESPRTAAWGDPALVLRCGVARPPGLTGSEVVVVDGVGWVLAERPSAYVFTTSDLATYVQVRVPGSTPRTAATAPLVDLAAPVQRSLPLR